The genomic segment aggtcCGGCATCCCCGACAGGCTGAGCGGTCTGGCATCCCCGGGTGTGAGGTTTGGCATCCCCGGGTGTGAGGTTCAGCATCCCTGGATGTGAAGTTCAGCATCCCTGGATGTGAAGTTCAGCATCTCTGTAAGCCCAGAGATCCTGTCAGCGGGAACAGAGAGTGAAgtttcccaaaaatcccacgTGGAGTTACTGAGGACCTGGGGTTTCTGTGTTTCCCGTCACTCAGCTGCTTTGGGCATTAGCTCGCTcggtgctcccagtgctggtgccagctcagctgcagccccgtgtccccccagagcccccgTGTGTGCTGTTGCAGGTCACTTCATGGGCAAGAAGAGCGTGACGGGCTCCCCGCACCTGGAGGCTGCCGAGGAGCCTGCGGTGCCCGTGGTGTTCGGTCCCTCTCTCCGAGCCCTGCTGGAGGACATGATGGAACTGCTGACCCGggagctcctgaaaatcctcttGCAGGAAAGGCTGCTGGATGAGAACCAAGGGAAATACGACCTCACTGGCCAGGTGAACACTTACTGAGCTAGAGGGagatgctcagagcagggagctggaggagctctgctggagaggggagcccctgcacagctgctaGAGGTGCACTCCCCTCTTCACCCTCCCTTTTAACTCTTCTTAAGCCACTTTTAAAACCAGCCCCaaagggagaggggagaagTGTCCTGAGGCTTGTGCCTGGCTGGGCAGTGACAAATAGTGCCAGGTGCCTGGGAAGGGTGTGAGGATGAGCAGGTAACTCTGCAATGAGCTGTGACAGCAGAGGTGTCCAGGGTTGCTAATAAACATCTGGATCTTCCTCAGCCAGATGCAGAAGAGGATGGTGTCCCCTTTCCAAGGACAGGGAAATCCTCTCTCCCTGTTATTGCCACAGCAGGAGACCAAGAGGGGACGCAGTGTGTGAAGGGAAAAGCATCTGTGAAGCAAAGAGCtttggctctgtgtccctgtggttGGGATGCCTCGATGCTGAGGGCACAGAGCCTTGCAGGGAGTAGCTGTGcattgctcctgctgctgcagagtgggtttgggggagcagggagagggcaggggctcctctggtgctgctgtgcatcAGCACACCCTCACTGTGGCTTTTACCTTGGAGctcacccagctcctggtggaaAACCTGCCCCTGGGAGCAATGCACAGGCACAGATCCTCGGGCAGGATGCACAGATTGAATTGCTCAGTCCAGAGATGGAATTTCTGCATCCATAAATAGAATTAGGCTGTGTGGCTCTGCTTGTCTGTTGCCTCCTGCACACCTCCCTGGTGTCTCACCCTTTCCAGTCACTGCAGAAGTAACTGGGAGTCTAAAAAATCCTCTTGGGTCTGTCCCACCTGTGCTGTCCCCCTGAGGCAGTGCCTGAGGAGCcatccagcagccctgcatgcAGGTAAAGCCGtttctgctgggcagggcttgctCCTCTTGGGCACAGGTGTGTCcgtgcaggggctgcccagagtgctggtgctgtgccacAGGCTCCAGCTGGGTgtgccagagccctgccagccctggcagtgccattcccagagctcagggctgggtgctgcccaGTGTGGcgctgctgccacagccctgctctgctgggtgatTTGTGTGTGCCcatgcaggtgctgctgcctctctggggCCAGGTGGGTGGTGTGCCCATCACAGCTGGGCTGCTTGGTGTGAAACTGGCTCCTgcccctctctttctctccccaaAGCCTGGAGCCTCTCCTTGCTCAGTGCCCTGGTCCCCTTGGCCACCTTGCTGCGTTCTGTTTCTGGGTTTGCTCCTTGGGCACCTCTGAGCacttcccttccccagctcctgccctacGGCTCCTTTCTCCACCCATCCCCAGGGCATCcgcacatctgggctgctgtggctaTTCCAGAACTGCCTCTGAGTGCTGTCCACCTTGTACTGGTCTGTGTGACCCACCTAGAAAAACTGTTCTTGCTCTGTGGTTGTCACAGCGCCAGTCCAAACCCCTGCCACcgtgccagctctgccctcagcatgGCTGTTGTTGGACAGCAGGTGTCAGCAGCCAGCCTGAGCTCCTCTGTGTGCTGTTCCCTCATCCCTCAGGAGCCAGCCcgagctgctctgtgagctgTTCCCTCATCCctcacagagctgcctctgtgttCCCTCATCCCTCACAGCCTTTTCATGGCTCTGCCCTGGAAGCTCCCTGTCCATGCCCTGCTCAGGATCCGTTGGTTCCATCTCAGCTTTCCAGCCATGGGTGTCCCGTCAGGGTTTGGCTCTCAGCGTGCTGAGGCTTCACTGggatatttcctgaaaaatccctttgccagggttttctcctgagaagctgagagccTCATTGCTCTGTgtgacagaggaggaggaggatccTCCCATCCTTTGTCATCTCCTGGGGTGTGTGACACTGACTCCCCATGgaatggagcagctccagggttgGGGAGAGcccttctgcctctgctcagtGCCAATCCCACAAAACCCTCTGTGCCTCTtccctgctgtgttttctgcctctttctgcCCTCTCACATTCTCTGCTGAATGAGGCTTGTGGTGATTAATTGTTGTGGTGTTGTTgtgggtcccaggatgaggtgagagatgagaattgactccaagttcttagaaggctgatatattatattatattatattatattatattatattatattatattatattatattatattatattatattatattatattatattatattatattatattatattatattatattatattatattatattatattataccaTATACCATATAATATCATATTATAGTTATtgtattatatttattacatttattgtccaataatataatttattaattatattaattaattaatataatttttatttatatttatattattatattgtattgtacatttattttatttgtgtatgtatttatttatacaatataatataattatattgtatttatatttatattatatttatgaTATTgtattgtatatatttattatattatatttattatatgtattacattataattatatactaaaactatactaaagaaagagaaaggagacatcagaaggctagaaaaaaatgataataaaaactcgtgactgaccagagagtccaacacagctggactgggattggtcatgaagtaaaaacaattcacatggaaccaatccaAGAAGcaacctccaaaccacattccaagcaatcagataattattgtttgcatttcttttctgatgcttctcagcttttcaggagaagaaatcctggcaaagggatttttcagagaatatgTCAGTGGCAGAGGCTCTGCCCTGGAGCTCAACCagtggctgctgcctccctgggatGAAGTTTCCCTCAGTATCTGAGCTGTGGTTCAGCTGTTGGAGCACATGGGAagctcctggctctgtcctcATGTGTCCTGAGGGTGCCATGGGGTGTTtgtgtgccctgcccagggtggggatggtgctggtTGTGTGCATGCCCCCTGTCTcactgttgtgttttgttttgcaggagACAGGGCTTTTAACAAAGGTGCTGGAGAAGTACTTCTCAAACTGAGGGAGGATGAGGTGTGCAAGGTCAGCTGTGCCTGTGAACAGAGGAGAGCTTCGTCCTTGTGGGCTCCTATAGCAACAGcacttttatttattctttctgaAATATTGTTAATAGTGATGGTGTGTGTGGAAGTGGAGCCTCcctgtgtgttttgtgtttccttgcTGTCTGATGTGCCTGTGTGAATAAAGCTGGTTCTTTGCACAGACTCTTCTGTGGGGGGAggaaggcagagcccagggctcgGGCAGGGGAATGGGCAGTGGGAGCTCCTTGGGGAAGGGTGAAGGGAAGCTCCCAACAGCTCAGAGGGGTTGGATTCATATCCCTGCAACCTCTGCTCACTGAAGGAGACCCTGACATGATAAAACAGCACAcctgtgtgatggtgttcacaggggtctgaggatgaggggagagacgaggatctgactccatgtttcagaaggctttatttattattttagcatatatattacattaaaactatactaaaagaagagaagaaaggatttcatcagaaggctagctaagctaagaatagaaaggaatgaattacaaaggtttgtgtctcggtgctctgtccgagccagctgactgtgattggccatgaattggaaacaaccacatgagcccaatcacagatgcgcctgttgcattccacagcagcagataatcattgttcacattttgttcctgaagcctcttcagcttctcaggaggaaaaatcctaaggaaatgatttttcatgaaaagatgtctgccaCACACTTGGGTGAGCTGATCCCGCCACTCATCACTGGAGTATTTGTGACCCTCTTTGCTGGGAATGCTCCCAGCAAAATCttgtcctggcagtgctgggattgAGGCTCAGAGTCCTTGTGGCACCTCAGGGTTCACTGCAGGCTCTGTGACCATCACACACTGCTCTGGTTCTGAGGCTGCTTTGTGAGGATGGTTTGGTGCTCCCTCCCCTCGTGCCTGCAGTTCAACACCCACAggggcagaggcacagccctgggccctTGGCTGTGCAGGATGGCAGGAGAAGGGAGCTGAGGGTGAAATAGGTGATGGAACAGTGCCATGAGCAGGCTCTGGGTCTGTTCCTTCTGgaagtgctgctcacagctgcacccCATGGCTGCCAGCCACTTGTGGGGGtcacagaatgggttgggttaAAGGGACACTTTTGTGGCCATATTCCAGGGGCaattccactatcccaggctgctccaagccctgtccagcctggcatttccagggatggaacaaCCACAGTTtctgtgggcaccctgtgccagggcctgcccaccctcacagggatgaatcccttcccaatatcccatccatccctgccctctgtgctgATAACTAGTAGAGGGGTCAAAGCCATGGTAGGAGACCTTCCCACCATGCTCCCTGTCCTCTCAAGGGTAGTCCAGATCCTGTggagcctcctcttcctcactggagcagctcctgggaagagCAGCACCCTAAGCCTCCCACAACATCTATTTCTTGTTGTGTTCTGGGCATGTGGGTGACCCCCAGCTCACCTTTTCATTAGCTGGAGTAAAGCTTTGACTTAAAACTAATTATtagcaagaaaaataatgagCCTGTGGATTGTGTTTGACACTGGAGGAAGCCAGATGCCCCTCAGCCAGCAGAGTGAGGGCCTGACGGCCTCATGGGCTTCCTGCCTTGGTGTGCCATGGGACCACCCTGTCCAGCTCACTGCAGGGGGAGCAGGGTCCTGAGGCACCCACGAGAGATCCTCATTGTCCCCCTGACCCAGCCAGACCCTGTCCAGCTgcctctctgtctgtctgtctgtctgtctgtccccagccccccaTCGCTCTCCTCTGGGTTGGGAGAAAGAAGGGTGAGGTCATTTGTTaactgctgccatgggcagaacTGGCTCACCTTGGGGAATATcagtttatttattaattaatttaagtttatttattaattaatttaagtATTTGATTCAGgttttgggagaaaaacaaCCCTCCCAGCATTTTCACACCTGGGGAAGGCACCTCCCCTCTGCCATTGTCacttccagcccctctcctgctccctggtgtccctgtgggtgaCATCTATTTATCCCTGACAGGCAAACAACTGAAATCACTGTTCAGCCCCTAAATCACCATTCCCTCTTGAGTTTAGATTACAAATGAGAGGATCAGGAAAGCTTTTGAGGAAGATCATGATGTTTTGGCagtgtgctggctctgccctgtcaTGCCCCTTTCTGGCATTTACCTGCACAGGCTTGGCACAATGTCCCATCACTCACCAGGCCACCTTCTTAGGAAAGCTCCAGGACCAAGGCTTTGTGCCCAAGCTTAGAAAATGAGTAAATTCttcactttggtttttttccccagctctgaTTTGTTTCTGTCACTCCTCTGGTTTGAGGCTAActctccatgctgctgctggggctcaggtCCTTGCTCACAGCTGTTTCTGCACACTGCAAACacaatataaattaatttattgtaaATTAATTTAAGTATTTGATTCAGAGATGCAACGAGGCCCCTGGGGGTCACTGGGATGACTTTCCTGGGGTGTTCAGACTGGCtggctgtgatggtgttcacaggggtcttatgttgaaggaagagacgaggatctgactccatgtttcagaaggctgatttattattttatgatatgtattatattaaaagaaaattatatattagaatatatattatatataggatgagaaaggagacatcagaatGCTAGAAAGGAATGCATAATAAAatctaaaactatactaaagggaagagaaaggagacatcagaaggcttaacaggaatgaataataaaaactcgtgATAGACTCAGacagtctgacacagctgatggtgattggtcattaaataaaaa from the Zonotrichia leucophrys gambelii isolate GWCS_2022_RI chromosome 10, RI_Zleu_2.0, whole genome shotgun sequence genome contains:
- the NMB gene encoding neuromedin-B; translated protein: MALRCLLLLLCGAALGPAVHLDFAEHRSQAAKIKVNPRGNLWATGHFMGKKSVTGSPHLEAAEEPAVPVVFGPSLRALLEDMMELLTRELLKILLQERLLDENQGKYDLTGQETGLLTKVLEKYFSN